Proteins from one Bacillota bacterium genomic window:
- a CDS encoding FAD-dependent oxidoreductase, with protein MGLLFSPIAIGTLELKNRLVMPAMHLHFCPDGFVNDRLIRFYVERAKGEVGLIIVGGCGVDEFSYSGMIKINDDCYLPGLTRLATEVKRHGARIVAQLFQAGRYASSRDTGRQPVAPSPIPSKLTRETPRELTLTEIEDIIDRFAQAARRAQAAGFDGVEVIASAGYLICQFLSPVTNKRTDEFGGDLTGRMKFGLEVARRIKLATGPDYPLIYRVSGHEFMPGGNTNQEIRVFCQELEKVGVNAINVTGGWHETTVPQITMNLPRGGFVYLAQGIKEAVGIPVVACNRINDPVLAEQILIDGQADLIGIARGLIADPELPRKARQGRLREIRKCIGCNQGCLDAIFAQQSVHCLVNAQAGKEEERTLKAANQGKRVLVIGGGPAGMEAARVAALRGHQVTLWEQANVLGGQLVLAAVPPGRAEFTSLVDFLVGQLERLGVEVVLGQSADPKKVVSFRPDVVVVATGAKPLVPEWLSGNHEHVVTAWEVLSGQVPVGRRVVVIGGGAVGCETALYLAQKGTIDPAAFHFLAMNRAESWETLMLLATRGNKQVTVIEMGKALGLDIGSSTRWTVLQDLHRYHVRVLTNTRAEALTPGGVKIRRGDVVEELAADTVVLAVGAQAENALFARLQTLVPEVYLIGDAVKPRKALEAIHEGFLIGQQI; from the coding sequence ATGGGTTTGCTTTTCTCGCCAATCGCGATCGGGACGCTTGAACTCAAGAACCGTCTGGTAATGCCAGCCATGCATTTACATTTTTGCCCTGATGGCTTTGTCAATGACCGTCTAATTCGGTTTTATGTCGAAAGGGCTAAGGGAGAAGTCGGTTTAATTATTGTGGGCGGCTGTGGCGTGGATGAATTTAGTTATAGTGGGATGATCAAAATCAACGATGACTGTTATCTGCCTGGTTTGACCCGACTGGCGACTGAAGTCAAGCGCCACGGGGCGAGAATTGTTGCTCAACTTTTCCAGGCCGGGCGGTATGCCTCCTCTCGAGATACTGGACGGCAGCCGGTTGCCCCGTCACCAATTCCATCCAAACTGACCCGTGAGACTCCCCGTGAATTAACCCTGACCGAGATTGAGGACATTATTGACCGTTTCGCTCAGGCTGCCCGGCGAGCGCAAGCGGCGGGCTTTGATGGGGTTGAGGTCATTGCCAGTGCAGGGTACTTGATCTGCCAGTTTCTTTCGCCAGTTACTAACAAGCGGACGGATGAATTTGGGGGCGACCTGACCGGACGGATGAAGTTCGGCCTTGAGGTAGCCAGACGAATTAAGCTGGCGACGGGGCCAGACTATCCCTTGATTTACCGTGTGTCGGGCCACGAGTTCATGCCCGGTGGCAACACCAATCAGGAGATCAGGGTGTTTTGTCAGGAGTTGGAAAAGGTTGGCGTAAATGCCATTAACGTTACGGGCGGTTGGCACGAAACAACTGTGCCCCAAATTACAATGAATTTGCCGCGGGGTGGCTTTGTCTACCTGGCTCAGGGGATCAAGGAAGCAGTTGGTATTCCGGTGGTGGCCTGTAACCGTATCAACGATCCGGTCCTGGCGGAACAAATACTGATTGACGGGCAGGCGGATCTGATCGGCATAGCCCGGGGGTTGATCGCAGATCCTGAATTGCCCCGGAAAGCCCGCCAGGGACGTTTGCGCGAAATCCGTAAGTGCATCGGTTGTAACCAGGGATGTCTGGACGCTATCTTTGCCCAGCAGAGTGTCCATTGTTTAGTTAACGCCCAGGCAGGTAAAGAAGAAGAACGGACGCTGAAGGCGGCGAACCAGGGGAAACGGGTTCTGGTAATCGGTGGAGGTCCGGCGGGGATGGAGGCAGCCCGGGTGGCGGCTTTACGTGGACACCAGGTAACCTTGTGGGAACAGGCCAACGTTCTGGGCGGTCAGCTTGTTCTGGCGGCTGTACCCCCCGGCCGGGCTGAGTTCACTAGCCTGGTTGACTTTTTAGTTGGTCAGTTAGAGCGATTAGGGGTGGAGGTCGTTTTAGGTCAAAGTGCTGATCCAAAAAAAGTAGTGAGTTTCCGGCCCGACGTGGTGGTGGTGGCTACCGGGGCTAAACCGCTTGTTCCCGAGTGGTTAAGCGGTAACCACGAACACGTGGTTACCGCCTGGGAGGTGCTTTCTGGACAAGTACCGGTTGGCCGGCGGGTGGTAGTAATTGGCGGGGGAGCGGTAGGCTGTGAGACTGCTTTGTACCTGGCCCAGAAGGGAACCATTGACCCGGCCGCCTTCCATTTTCTGGCGATGAACCGCGCTGAGAGTTGGGAAACCTTGATGTTGTTGGCCACACGAGGGAATAAGCAGGTGACAGTCATCGAGATGGGTAAAGCCCTGGGGTTGGATATTGGTAGTTCGACGCGCTGGACTGTGCTTCAAGATTTGCACCGTTATCACGTGCGGGTGTTAACCAACACCCGGGCGGAAGCCCTCACCCCCGGCGGAGTGAAAATACGCCGGGGCGATGTGGTGGAGGAATTAGCAGCGGATACGGTGGTGCTGGCGGTCGGGGCCCAAGCAGAAAATGCCCTGTTTGCCAGATTGCAGACCCTGGTGCCTGAGGTTTACCTGATCGGGGACGCGGTGAAACCGCGTAAAGCCCTTGAGGCGATCCACGAAGGCTTCCTGATTGGGCAGCAGATTTAA